The nucleotide window TTTGGCTTTTCTGTTTAGCATAAGAGATGTAATTGGTTTTAATTTAACATCAATCTTTAGGCACCTGAAAACCTCTCTTGCAAACTCAAACCAGGTACATGAGCCACTATCGGAGATATGGTATATTCCCGATTTACCTTTCTCTATAAGAATTCTTATAGGTTCAGCTAAATCCTTTGCATATGTTGGGGTGCCCCTCTGATCCTCAACTACTTTTACAACCCCTTTCTCCTGGGCAATCTTTATCACCTTGGATATAAATGTCTCCCCACCATTTCCATATAACCATTGGGCCCTTATAATAAGAGGTGACGGGTACTTTTCCATAACATTCTTTTCACCTGATAGTTTAGTCATACCATATATTGATAATGGATTCGGCATATCTTCTTCTGTATAAGGTGAGCCTTTTTCACCATCAAACACATAATCGGTACTGATATGGACAAGCCTGATGTTATACATCCTGCAAAGTTCTGCAATAATACCTGCCCCTTCACCGTTTACCTTTTGTGCCAATTCCTGACGATCTTCACATCCATCCACGTCAGTAAATGCTGCGAGATTTAAAACAATATCGGGCATATATTCTCGAATAATGGATTCTCCAGTCTTTCTGTCACTTATATCCCATTCTTCAATATCAAGGGGTATTACACTGAAATAACGATTTAGTATAGGTAGGATATTTGTTCCTACAAGACCGCGGCAACCAGTGATAATGAGTTTCATTTTGTAATAATCTTCATCTTCCTGTATACATCTTATTATAATATTCCAGATATTCTCCGCTTTTGATCCTTTTCCACCACGACTTATTCTCTATATACCATGCGACAGTTTCCTCCATACCCATTTTAAAACTTACCTTTGTTTTAAAACCCAATTCTTTCTTTATCTTTGTTGAGTCTATTGCATACCTTCTATCATGACCAGGTCTATCCTTTACATACTTTATTAATGTCTCAGGTTTTCCAAGGATATTCAGGATCAATTTCACTATTTCGATGTTGGTCCTTTCATTTTCAGCACCTATATTGTATACATTACCACTTTCTCCTTTATGGAGAACAATATCTATTGCCTCACAGTGGTCCAAAACATGTATCCAGTCTCTAATATTCATACCATCACCATACACAGGCAATTCCATGTCAACAAGTGCATTCGTAATGACAAGGGGAATTAACTTTTCAGGAAACTGGTATGGCCCATAGTTATTTGAACATCTCGTTATCATCACAGGCGTTCTATACGTTTTATAGTATGCCATGGCTAACATATCTGCCGATGCCTTAGATGCAGAATAGGGACTGTTCGGGGCAAGGGGGGTATCTTCATGGAATTTTCCTTCTTTCCCAAGGGAACCATAGACCTCATCCGTTGAAACCTGTATGAATCGTTTCACACGACCTTTCTTCACGGTCTCAAGGAGGTTAAACGTTCCGATAATGTTTGTTTTTATAAAGGCACCGGGATCCATAATACTCCTATCCACATGGGATTCTGCGGCAAAATTGATCACGATATCTATCTCTGATGATGAAAATATCCTTTCTATATCAGCTTCATTTGCAATATCACCCTTTATAAAGGTATACCGGCTATCATTCTCTATTTCTTTAAGGTTCTCAAGATTTCCAGCATACGTGAGTTTATCAAGGTTTATAATGTTATAAGGGTATTTAGATAAAATGTGCTTGATAAAATTAGCTCCTATAAAACCACAACCTCCTGTAACCAATATGCAGGTATTACCCATCTTTTCTTTCCCATTTATAAGGTATATTATTGATATACGGGTCAATCCTGTATTCATCCGGTTTCTTTCTGTTGTATGGTTCTGTTGGGATATTAATAACGATTGCCTCCTCTTCACTTATACATTTCCAGCCATGATAGACCATTCCTGGAACCTTAATAAGCATGGGGTTGTATTCACCGATAAAGAATTCGTTTATTTCATCCTTTGTAGGTGATCCATCCTTATTGTCAAAAAGAACAAGCTTCAACATCCCTTTTATACACGTAATGAAATCATCCTGCTTCTTATGATAATGCCATGCTTTCACAACATGAGGGTAAGTGGTTGTGATATATACCTGACCAAACTTAATAAACATGTCGTCATCATTTCTTAAAATTTCCATCAATCTCCCTCTTTCATCAGGTATCAATTTTAAATATTTTGCAATAACACCGTTTATCATGAAAACCCCCTAAATTTTAGCATAGAGCCTGGGGCATAGGGCATAGAGCCTTAAGTTACTCCGTGCGCTCTGCTCCATGCGCCATGCGATGTATCTATACATTATTTGCTCCTGTTTGAGATACCAGCATACTAGCTCGAAGTAAAGATTCGAAGGTACCTGCATCCGTCCACCAACCCTGAAGCATTTCCCATGTCATTTTACCTTCCTCTATATATGCATTATTTACGTCTGTAATCTCAAGTTCACCCCTATTAGATGGTTTTAATGTTTTTATTATATCAAAGACACGGCTATCGTACATATATATACCAATTACTGCAAGATTGCTTCTCGGCTGAACTGGCTTCTCAACAACCCTTACAAGTTTACCATTCTCTATTTCAGCCACCCCGAATCTTTCAGGGTCGGGTACCTCTTTAAGAAGAATCTTCGCCCCTCCTTTCTGCATTTCAAAATTCTTCACAGCCTTCATAATGTTTTTTTCTATAATGTTATCACCGAGAACAACGCATATGGGTTCTCCATCTGCAAAATATTCGGCAAGAGACAGGGCATCTGCAATACCCCCCTCCCCTTCCTGATATGTGTAATTAATATGCTTTAAGCCAAATTCCTTTCCATTGCCAATAAGTCTTAGGAAATCACCTGCATAGTTTCCACCCGTAACTATCATAATATCCATTATCCCGGCATTGATAAGCGTTTCAACAGGATAAAATATCATCGGTTTATCATATATCGGCAAAAGATGTTTGTTTGTAATTTTAGTAAGAGGGTAAAGCCTTGTCCCAAGGCCTCCAGCAAGTATTACACCCTTCATAAGTAGCCTCCTATCTACTTGTAAGTCCTGCAAGGTCAAAAGAGATTTTAACACTTGTATCTCTCGGCCTTTTTGTCTGGGTCATGGCAAGCGTAATAGCCCAGCATCCTGGATTATAAGTGAGCTGATACAATGTGTCTATCCACATCGAATCCTTGAAAGAATATCGAATTTGATATCTACCGTCTATATGTTTATATATCCCCCCACCTAAGTTAAAATAAAGCTCATTATTTAAATCCTTTGTGTAATTATGGATAAGGTCTAAATAGTAAATATTCGACCTGTGGGTTATTGAATTACTCATAGTGGTGAGACCATCTCCATGGGTGTTAAACGAGCTTTGATGGACAATCGATAATTCATCCTTTGGAAATAAGGTTAATCTTGCATTAATATCTGATAATCTATCACCATAACCTTTATAAAGTTCAGACGGATTTAACTTTCCTGAAAGGCTATATGTTTGTTCTATTTCTAAAAGGGATAATTCTTTAGACCCTTTTTCTGAAAAAGCATTAAGATAATGGTTGAAGGAATATGTTATTGTATTTGTTTTGTAAATCCTGTCATATGGGTCAATATTGGGTATGTCCCTGAAAGATGTATTCGGGATAAAAGAATATTTCAATTGTGGTTTTATAAGGCTTTGCATTTCACCCAGGTTAAGCATCTCTGTGTTATAACTTCTAAGCAACTGAACATTCATGTCCCCTTCTATCTTAAAAGTTTCCCGTCTCTTTGTTCCCTTGTCCTCTGTATCAGAACGGTTTATCAAATAAG belongs to Pseudomonadota bacterium and includes:
- the rfbB gene encoding dTDP-glucose 4,6-dehydratase, whose product is MGNTCILVTGGCGFIGANFIKHILSKYPYNIINLDKLTYAGNLENLKEIENDSRYTFIKGDIANEADIERIFSSSEIDIVINFAAESHVDRSIMDPGAFIKTNIIGTFNLLETVKKGRVKRFIQVSTDEVYGSLGKEGKFHEDTPLAPNSPYSASKASADMLAMAYYKTYRTPVMITRCSNNYGPYQFPEKLIPLVITNALVDMELPVYGDGMNIRDWIHVLDHCEAIDIVLHKGESGNVYNIGAENERTNIEIVKLILNILGKPETLIKYVKDRPGHDRRYAIDSTKIKKELGFKTKVSFKMGMEETVAWYIENKSWWKRIKSGEYLEYYNKMYTGR
- a CDS encoding dTDP-4-dehydrorhamnose 3,5-epimerase family protein codes for the protein MINGVIAKYLKLIPDERGRLMEILRNDDDMFIKFGQVYITTTYPHVVKAWHYHKKQDDFITCIKGMLKLVLFDNKDGSPTKDEINEFFIGEYNPMLIKVPGMVYHGWKCISEEEAIVINIPTEPYNRKKPDEYRIDPYINNIPYKWERKDG
- a CDS encoding sugar phosphate nucleotidyltransferase; the encoded protein is MKGVILAGGLGTRLYPLTKITNKHLLPIYDKPMIFYPVETLINAGIMDIMIVTGGNYAGDFLRLIGNGKEFGLKHINYTYQEGEGGIADALSLAEYFADGEPICVVLGDNIIEKNIMKAVKNFEMQKGGAKILLKEVPDPERFGVAEIENGKLVRVVEKPVQPRSNLAVIGIYMYDSRVFDIIKTLKPSNRGELEITDVNNAYIEEGKMTWEMLQGWWTDAGTFESLLRASMLVSQTGANNV
- the rfbD gene encoding dTDP-4-dehydrorhamnose reductase, with protein sequence MKLIITGCRGLVGTNILPILNRYFSVIPLDIEEWDISDRKTGESIIREYMPDIVLNLAAFTDVDGCEDRQELAQKVNGEGAGIIAELCRMYNIRLVHISTDYVFDGEKGSPYTEEDMPNPLSIYGMTKLSGEKNVMEKYPSPLIIRAQWLYGNGGETFISKVIKIAQEKGVVKVVEDQRGTPTYAKDLAEPIRILIEKGKSGIYHISDSGSCTWFEFAREVFRCLKIDVKLKPITSLMLNRKAKRPKYSVFDCTKLQMDTHITMRTWQEALQEYLG